Proteins from a single region of Macrotis lagotis isolate mMagLag1 chromosome 2, bilby.v1.9.chrom.fasta, whole genome shotgun sequence:
- the NR4A1 gene encoding nuclear receptor subfamily 4immunitygroup A member 1, with the protein MPCIPAQYGTSAQSPGPRDHFAIDPLIQSGFTKITMDLAGPEVPPTAPTALPSFSTFMDSYTGEFDTFLYQLPGATQPASSSSSSTSSSSSSTSSSSATSPASSSFKFEDFQIYGCYPGSFSNQLDETLSSSGSDYYGSPCSAPSPSTPGFQPPQLSPWDGSSFGPFSPNQTYDSLRAWTEQLPKGRPQPPAFFSFSPPAAPSPTISPSPLKLLPPQPAHRLGEGEGYGQAVFSALPPGSPHLDGPLSPAKAQAGVPGGTEGRCAVCGDNASCQHYGVRTCEGCKGFFKRTVQKNAKYVCLANKDCPVDKRRRNRCQFCRFQKCLAVGMVKEVVRTDSLKGRRGRLPSKPKQTPDCSPVNLLTSLVRAHIDSVPTTAKLDYSKFQELAVPQFGKEDPGDVQQFYDLLSGSMDVIRKWAEKIPGFLDLPPADQDLLLESAFLELFILRLAYRSKPGEGKLIFCTGLVLHRLQCVRGFGDWIDSILAFSRSLHSMVIDVPAFSCLAALVIITDRHGLQEPRKVEELQNRIAGCLKEHVSSSAVGEPQPPSCLSRLLGKLPELRTLCTQGLQRIFYLKLEDLVPPPAIVDKIFMDTLPF; encoded by the exons ATGCCCTGTATCCCAGCCCAGTATGGGACATCAGCTCAGAGTCCAGGACCCCGTGACCATTTTGCCATTGACCCTCTGATCCAATCTGGCTTCACCAAGATCACCATGGACCTGGCTGGCCCGGAAGTGCCTCCCACAGCTCCCACTGCCCTGCCCAGCTTCAGTACCTTCATGGATAGCTACACGGGCGAGTTTGATACCTTCCTCTACCAGCTGCCGGGGGCTACCCAacctgcctcctcctcctcctcttccacatcttcttcttcttcctccacgTCATCATCCTCAGCCACTTCCCCAGCCTCCTCTTCATTCAAGTTTGAGGACTTTCAAATCTACGGCTGCTACCCCGGATCTTTCAGCAATCAGCTGGATGAGACCCTCTCCTCCAGTGGTTCAGACTACTATGGCAGTCCCTGCTCAGCCCCATCTCCCTCCACCCCTGGCTTCCAGCCCCCACAACTCTCCCCTTGGGATGGGAGTTCCTTTGGCCCCTTCTCCCCCAACCAGACTTATGACAGTCTTCGTGCATGGACAGAGCAGCTGCCCAAGGGTCGCCCCCAGCCTCCTGCATTCTTTTCCTTCAGCCCCCCTGCTGCCCCGAGTCCCACCATTTCACCAAGTCCCCTGAAGCTGCTCCCGCCCCAGCCTGCTCACCGGCTAGGGGAGGGTGAAGGCTATGGACAGGCTGTCTTTTCTGCCCTGCCACCTGGCTCCCCCCACCTGGATGGGCCCTTGTCTCCAGCCAAGGCCCAGGCTGGGGTCCCCGGGGGGACGGAAGGCCGCTGTGCTGTCTGTGGGGACAACGCCTCCTGTCAGCACTATGGTGTCAGAACCTGTGAGGGCTGCAAAGGCTTCTTCAAG cgAACAGTGCAGAAAAACGCCAAGTACGTGTGTCTGGCCAATAAGGACTGTCCCGTGGACAAGAGGCGTCGAAATCGTTGCCAGTTCTGCCGTTTCCAGAAGTGTCTGGCTGTGGGCATGGTGAAGGAAG TGGTTCGAACAGACAGCCTGAAAGGACGGCGGGGTCGTCTCCCCTCCAAACCCAAGCAGACTCCAGATTGTTCTCCGGTGAACCTCCTCACCTCCCTTGTTCGGGCACACATTGACTCTGTACCCACCACTGCTAAACTGGACTACTCCAAG TTCCAGGAGTTAGCAGTACCCCAATTTGGGAAGGAGGACCCTGGAGATGTACAACAGTTTTATGATCTGCTGTCGGGCTCCATGGATGTGATTCGCAAGTGGGCAGAGAAAATCCCTGGCTTTTTGGACCTTCCCCCAGCTGACCAGGACCTACTGCTGGAATCTGCCTTCTTGGAACTCTTTATCCTCCGACTAGCCTACAG GTCCAAGCCTGGGGAAGGGAAGCTGATCTTCTGTACAGGACTGGTTCTTCATCGACTGCAGTGTGTCCGGGGCTTTGGGGACTGGATTGACAGCATCCTAGCCTTCTCTCGATCCCTGCATAGTATGGTCATTGATGTCCCGGCCTTCTCCTGCCTTGCTGCCCTTGTCATCATCACTG ACCGCCATGGACTGCAGGAACCTCGGAAGGTAGAAGAGCTGCAGAACCGAATTGCTGGCTGTCTGAAGGAGCATGTGTCATCATCTGCAGTGGGGGAGCCCCAGCCCCCCAGCTGCCTGTCTCGCCTCCTGGGCAAGCTGCCTGAACTTCGGACCCTATGTACTCAAGGGCTGCAGCGAATCTTCTACCTCAAACTGGAGGACCTGGTGCCCCCCCCTGCCATTGTGGACAAGATCTTCATGGATACTTTGCCCTTCTGA